One stretch of Streptomyces sp. A2-16 DNA includes these proteins:
- a CDS encoding PhzF family phenazine biosynthesis isomerase: protein MTTNAPRPEVLRYTAFSSTPEGGNPAGVVLDASVLDDGDMLAIAAELGYSESAFLTAPPEGLDGPEGRAFTIRYFSPKAEVPFCGHATVATAVALAERIGPGELVFATPAGTVPVTVTEEGGTVRATLTSVAPHVEEISDADLAEALAALDWPATDLDPAFPPRIAFAGARHLVLAAATRARLADLAYDFARLEALMHRLDLTTVQLVWRESDTVFHVRDPFPVGGVVEDPATGAAAAAFGAYARELGLVPEDAVLTLHQGEDLGRPGELTVTLRPGDPRVRVGGAGTRIG, encoded by the coding sequence ATGACGACGAACGCGCCGCGACCCGAGGTCCTGCGATACACCGCCTTCTCCAGCACCCCCGAGGGCGGCAACCCCGCCGGTGTCGTACTGGACGCCAGTGTCCTGGACGACGGCGACATGCTGGCCATCGCCGCCGAGCTCGGATACTCGGAGTCCGCCTTCCTGACCGCGCCGCCCGAGGGCCTCGACGGGCCGGAGGGACGGGCGTTCACCATCCGGTACTTCAGCCCCAAGGCAGAGGTGCCGTTCTGCGGGCACGCCACCGTCGCGACCGCGGTGGCGCTGGCCGAGCGGATCGGCCCGGGGGAGCTGGTGTTCGCCACCCCTGCCGGGACGGTGCCGGTGACGGTCACCGAGGAGGGCGGGACGGTCAGGGCCACGCTGACCAGCGTCGCTCCCCATGTCGAGGAGATCTCCGACGCCGACCTCGCGGAGGCGCTCGCCGCGCTCGACTGGCCGGCCACGGATCTCGACCCGGCGTTCCCGCCCCGGATCGCCTTCGCCGGTGCCCGCCATCTCGTCCTGGCGGCGGCGACTCGCGCGCGCCTCGCGGACCTGGCGTACGACTTCGCGCGCCTCGAAGCGCTGATGCACCGGCTGGACCTGACCACCGTCCAGCTGGTGTGGCGGGAGTCGGACACCGTATTCCATGTCCGTGACCCCTTCCCCGTCGGCGGTGTCGTCGAGGACCCGGCGACCGGTGCCGCGGCCGCCGCATTCGGTGCCTACGCGCGCGAGCTCGGCCTGGTCCCCGAGGACGCCGTCCTCACCCTGCACCAGGGCGAGGACCTGGGCCGTCCCGGCGAGCTCACGGTGACCCTGCGGCCGGGCGACCCCCGGGTCCGGGTCGGCGGCGCGGGGACGCGCATCGGCTGA
- a CDS encoding sugar isomerase translates to MTHVEDELTSQPECWTRAAAAAAHHSDALPAAGERVAIVGCGTSYFMAQAVAALREGAGQGETDAFAASEFPRGRSYDRVVALTRSGTTTEVLDLLGRLKGGTRTTALTADPATPVMTAADEVVVLDFADERSVVQTRFATTALTLLRAHLGLHTDAVVADARTALSTPLPDGLVACTQFTFLGRGWTVGLANEAGLKMREASLAWTEAYPAMEYRHGPISITTHGTATWMLGEAPEGLAEQVRETGGLWVPGALDPLAELVRVQRLAVAVAAARGLDPDQPRHLTRSVILDRP, encoded by the coding sequence ATGACCCATGTCGAGGACGAGCTGACCAGTCAGCCCGAGTGCTGGACCCGTGCGGCCGCGGCGGCCGCGCACCACTCCGACGCGCTCCCCGCGGCCGGGGAACGGGTCGCGATCGTCGGCTGCGGCACCTCGTACTTCATGGCACAGGCGGTGGCGGCGCTGCGCGAAGGCGCGGGCCAGGGAGAGACGGACGCCTTCGCCGCCTCGGAGTTCCCCCGCGGCCGCTCCTACGACCGGGTCGTCGCCCTCACCCGCTCCGGCACGACGACCGAAGTCCTGGACCTGCTGGGCCGGTTGAAGGGCGGCACCCGCACCACGGCCCTCACCGCGGACCCCGCCACCCCCGTCATGACCGCCGCCGACGAGGTCGTCGTCCTCGACTTCGCCGACGAACGCTCCGTCGTCCAGACGAGGTTCGCGACCACCGCCCTCACCCTGCTCCGCGCCCACCTGGGCCTGCACACCGACGCCGTCGTCGCCGACGCCCGCACCGCGCTCTCGACGCCCCTGCCCGACGGCCTCGTCGCGTGCACGCAGTTCACCTTCCTCGGCCGGGGATGGACCGTGGGGCTGGCCAACGAGGCCGGGCTGAAGATGCGCGAGGCGTCCCTCGCCTGGACCGAGGCCTACCCCGCGATGGAGTACCGGCACGGTCCGATCAGCATCACCACCCACGGCACCGCCACCTGGATGCTCGGCGAAGCCCCCGAAGGGCTGGCCGAACAGGTGCGGGAGACCGGCGGACTGTGGGTGCCGGGCGCCCTGGACCCCCTGGCCGAACTGGTCCGCGTGCAGCGCCTCGCGGTCGCCGTCGCCGCCGCCCGCGGCCTCGACCCGGACCAGCCCCGCCACCTCACCCGTTCGGTGATCCTCGACCGCCCCTAG
- a CDS encoding class II fructose-bisphosphate aldolase produces the protein MPLVTTGELVTRAATTRSAVAAFNIITLEHVEAVIAAAESLDSPVVLQVSENAVKFRHGRLHPLSRAAVTAAEHAAVPVALHLDHVQSDDLLRQAADAGFGSVMYDAAHLPYAENLAATRAAADWAHSQGLWIEAELGEVGGKQGRPPLDAHAPGARTDPVEARAFVTDSGVDALAVAIGSAHAMTERTATLDHDLLKHLSAVLEVPLVLHGSSGVRDDELTAAVAGGIAKVNVGTALNVAMTGAIREFLAAHPEAVDSRKYLSAGRDAMVEAARRIIRLLGP, from the coding sequence GTGCCCCTGGTCACCACCGGCGAGCTCGTCACCCGCGCCGCCACCACCCGCTCCGCGGTCGCCGCCTTCAACATCATCACCCTGGAACACGTCGAGGCCGTCATCGCCGCCGCCGAGTCCCTCGACTCGCCCGTCGTACTCCAAGTCAGCGAGAACGCCGTCAAGTTCCGCCACGGCCGCCTCCACCCGCTCTCCCGCGCCGCCGTCACCGCGGCCGAACACGCCGCCGTACCCGTCGCGTTGCACCTCGACCACGTCCAGAGCGACGACCTGCTCCGCCAGGCGGCCGACGCCGGCTTCGGCTCCGTGATGTACGACGCGGCCCACCTGCCCTACGCCGAGAACCTCGCCGCGACCCGGGCCGCCGCAGACTGGGCGCACTCCCAAGGACTGTGGATCGAGGCGGAGTTGGGTGAGGTGGGCGGCAAGCAGGGCCGGCCCCCGCTGGACGCCCACGCCCCCGGCGCCCGCACCGACCCCGTCGAGGCCCGCGCCTTCGTCACCGACTCCGGCGTGGACGCCCTCGCCGTGGCCATCGGCAGCGCCCACGCGATGACCGAACGCACCGCCACCCTCGACCACGACCTCCTCAAGCACCTCTCCGCCGTGCTGGAGGTGCCCCTCGTCCTGCACGGCTCCTCCGGAGTCCGCGACGACGAACTCACCGCGGCGGTCGCGGGCGGCATCGCCAAGGTCAACGTCGGCACCGCGCTCAACGTCGCCATGACGGGCGCGATCCGGGAGTTCCTGGCGGCTCACCCCGAGGCGGTGGACTCCCGCAAGTACCTGAGCGCGGGGCGGGACGCGATGGTCGAGGCCGCCCGGCGGATCATCAGGCTGCTCGGGCCGTGA
- a CDS encoding carbohydrate ABC transporter permease: MTTTALARKPVRWGRVALHLGCLAALMVMLYPLAWLLATSLKPADEVIASLDLLPGHLEWSNYETAFEGVNEVSVWRLLSNSLLIAGGAVLGNVISCSLAAYAFARLRFRFRGPMFAFMIATIMLPHHAILIPQYIIFNQLGLVNTYWPLILPKFLATEAFFVFLIVQFMRGLPRELEEAARIDGCGPFRSFFRIVLPLTRPALITTAIFTFIWTWNDFFTQLIYLFDPDKFTLMLALRSFVDASSQSAFGPMFAMSVIALLPIVLFFLAFQRFLVEGMASSGLKG, translated from the coding sequence ATGACCACAACTGCCCTTGCCCGCAAACCCGTTCGTTGGGGACGAGTGGCCCTGCACCTCGGCTGCCTGGCCGCCCTGATGGTGATGCTCTACCCGCTGGCCTGGCTCCTTGCCACCTCGCTCAAGCCCGCAGACGAGGTCATCGCGAGCCTCGACCTCCTGCCCGGCCACCTGGAGTGGTCCAACTACGAGACCGCCTTCGAGGGCGTCAACGAGGTCTCGGTCTGGCGGCTGCTGTCCAACTCCCTGCTGATCGCGGGCGGCGCGGTCCTCGGCAACGTCATCAGCTGCTCGCTCGCCGCCTACGCCTTCGCCCGGCTCCGCTTCCGCTTCCGCGGCCCGATGTTCGCGTTCATGATCGCCACGATCATGCTGCCGCACCACGCGATCCTGATCCCGCAGTACATCATCTTCAACCAGCTCGGCCTGGTGAACACCTACTGGCCGCTGATCCTGCCCAAGTTCCTCGCCACGGAGGCGTTCTTCGTCTTTCTCATCGTGCAGTTCATGCGCGGTCTGCCGCGCGAGCTGGAGGAGGCGGCCCGTATCGACGGCTGCGGGCCCTTCCGCAGCTTTTTCCGGATCGTGCTGCCCCTGACCCGGCCCGCGCTGATCACCACGGCGATCTTCACCTTCATCTGGACGTGGAACGACTTCTTCACCCAGCTCATCTACCTCTTCGACCCGGACAAGTTCACGCTCATGCTCGCCCTGCGCTCGTTCGTGGACGCCTCCAGCCAGTCGGCGTTCGGCCCGATGTTCGCGATGTCGGTGATCGCGCTGCTGCCGATCGTGCTGTTCTTCCTGGCCTTCCAGCGGTTCCTGGTGGAGGGCATGGCCAGTTCGGGACTCAAGGGATGA
- a CDS encoding glycoside hydrolase family 15 protein has product MSGAPGNGTAYLPIAEHGLIGDLRSVALVGTDGTIDWYCCPSFDAPSVFASILDAERGGRFELAAAVPARTKQFYFPDTNVLITRFYTEDGVGEVQDFMPVDGDTVEIERHRLIRRVLCVRGSIPFRTRVAPRFDYGAQPHTLRMVGDVAVFESPKLSLGLTATVTLETEGPDVRADFKLSEGESAVFALDQVGGEVTPRRCARTEAEEQFNSTVAYWRHWLSASKYRGRWREMVHRSALTLKLLTYAPTGAIVAAPTTSLPEQLGGERNWDYRYVWVRDAAFCVYALLRLGFTSEAEQFMDFLIRHVSPEGHGPSGPLQIMYGIDGRTDLTERELLHLEGHRSSAPVRVGNAAADQLQLDIYGALIDSIYLYDKWAKPISSGQWDDVCTLVEWVCAHWDQPDEGIWETRGGRKNFLYSRLMCWVAIERAIRMANRRGLPADLNRWRECRDTIYRRIMRRGWSESRQAFVQHEDGDVLDAAVLMMPLTKFIAPTDPKWLSTLDALTEELVSDSLVYRYDPMASPDGLRGDEGTFSICSFWYVEAMVHAGRIEEARLAFEKMLTYANHLGLYAEEISNTGEQQGNFPQAFTHLALISAAFNLDRALG; this is encoded by the coding sequence ATGAGCGGAGCACCTGGGAACGGCACGGCATACCTGCCGATCGCCGAGCACGGCCTGATCGGCGACCTGCGCAGTGTGGCACTGGTCGGGACCGACGGCACGATCGACTGGTACTGCTGCCCGTCCTTCGACGCGCCGAGCGTTTTCGCGTCGATCCTGGACGCGGAGCGCGGCGGCCGCTTCGAACTGGCGGCGGCGGTGCCAGCCAGGACCAAGCAGTTCTACTTCCCCGACACCAACGTCCTGATCACCCGGTTCTACACCGAGGACGGCGTGGGCGAGGTCCAGGACTTCATGCCGGTCGACGGCGACACGGTGGAGATCGAGCGGCACCGGCTGATCCGTCGGGTGCTGTGCGTGCGCGGCTCGATCCCGTTCCGCACGCGGGTCGCCCCGCGCTTCGACTACGGGGCCCAGCCGCACACCCTGCGCATGGTCGGGGACGTCGCGGTGTTCGAGTCCCCGAAGCTGTCCCTCGGGCTGACCGCGACGGTGACACTGGAGACCGAAGGCCCGGACGTACGGGCCGACTTCAAGCTCTCCGAGGGCGAGTCGGCGGTGTTCGCGCTGGACCAGGTCGGCGGCGAGGTAACCCCGCGCCGGTGCGCGCGCACCGAGGCGGAGGAGCAGTTCAACAGCACGGTCGCCTACTGGCGGCACTGGCTCTCGGCCTCCAAGTACCGGGGCCGCTGGCGGGAGATGGTGCACCGCTCCGCCCTCACCCTGAAGCTGCTCACCTACGCGCCCACCGGCGCCATCGTGGCCGCCCCGACCACGAGCCTGCCCGAACAGCTCGGCGGCGAGCGCAACTGGGACTACCGGTACGTGTGGGTGCGCGACGCGGCCTTCTGTGTGTATGCGCTGCTGCGGCTCGGCTTCACCAGCGAGGCCGAGCAGTTCATGGACTTCCTGATCCGACATGTCAGCCCGGAGGGACACGGCCCCTCGGGCCCGCTCCAGATCATGTACGGCATCGACGGGCGCACCGATCTGACGGAGCGTGAACTCCTCCATCTGGAAGGGCATCGGAGCTCCGCGCCGGTCCGGGTCGGCAACGCGGCCGCCGACCAGCTCCAACTCGACATCTACGGCGCCCTGATCGACTCGATCTACCTCTACGACAAGTGGGCCAAACCGATCTCCAGCGGTCAGTGGGACGACGTGTGCACGCTGGTGGAGTGGGTGTGCGCGCACTGGGACCAGCCCGACGAGGGCATCTGGGAGACCCGCGGCGGCCGCAAGAACTTCCTGTACTCGCGGTTGATGTGCTGGGTGGCGATCGAGCGGGCGATCCGGATGGCGAACCGGCGCGGGCTGCCCGCCGACCTCAACCGCTGGCGGGAGTGCCGCGACACCATCTACCGCCGGATCATGCGGCGCGGCTGGTCGGAGAGCCGGCAGGCGTTCGTGCAGCACGAGGACGGCGACGTGCTGGACGCGGCCGTGCTGATGATGCCGCTGACGAAGTTCATCGCGCCGACGGACCCCAAGTGGCTCTCCACGCTGGACGCGTTGACCGAGGAACTGGTGTCGGACTCCCTGGTCTACCGTTACGACCCGATGGCGAGCCCGGACGGACTGCGCGGCGACGAGGGCACCTTCTCGATCTGCTCGTTCTGGTACGTCGAGGCCATGGTGCACGCCGGGCGGATCGAGGAGGCACGTCTGGCCTTCGAGAAGATGCTCACCTACGCCAACCATCTGGGCCTGTACGCCGAGGAGATCAGCAACACCGGCGAGCAACAGGGCAACTTCCCGCAGGCGTTCACCCATCTCGCCCTGATCAGCGCGGCGTTCAACCTGGACCGGGCCCTGGGCTGA
- a CDS encoding class I SAM-dependent methyltransferase: protein MTDSSARDFYDSLAPDYHRIFADWDASMAHQAAALGALLGPGPHRVLDCACGIGTQAIGLALAGHRVVGSDLSPVAAARAAVEASARGALLPTAAADMRRLPFAPGVFDVVVCADNSVAHLLTAPDVGAALAGMRRVLRDDGLLLLTLRDYDEIRRTRPGASPPQVSGTSDDRVVTFQLWHWHEDGERYDVEHFQLVPGDGDGWAVRVRRTTSWALTRSQLTEFVTAAGFTGVRWHDPAAGGFYQPVLTARAA, encoded by the coding sequence GTGACTGATTCCTCGGCGCGCGACTTCTACGACTCGCTGGCTCCGGACTACCACCGGATCTTCGCGGACTGGGACGCGAGCATGGCCCATCAGGCGGCGGCTCTGGGAGCCCTCCTGGGGCCGGGCCCGCACCGGGTCCTCGACTGCGCGTGCGGGATCGGGACCCAGGCGATCGGCCTGGCCCTGGCGGGGCACCGGGTCGTGGGCAGCGACCTCAGTCCCGTGGCCGCCGCTCGCGCCGCGGTGGAGGCATCGGCCCGCGGCGCCCTGCTGCCGACGGCCGCCGCGGACATGCGGCGGCTGCCGTTCGCGCCGGGTGTCTTCGACGTGGTGGTCTGCGCCGACAACTCGGTGGCGCATCTGCTGACGGCCCCGGATGTCGGGGCCGCGCTCGCGGGCATGCGGCGGGTGCTGCGGGACGACGGCCTGCTGCTGCTCACGCTCCGGGACTACGACGAGATCCGCCGGACCAGACCCGGCGCATCGCCCCCGCAGGTCTCCGGGACCTCCGACGACCGGGTGGTCACCTTCCAGCTGTGGCACTGGCACGAGGACGGTGAGCGCTACGACGTGGAGCACTTCCAGCTCGTGCCAGGCGACGGGGACGGTTGGGCCGTCCGCGTGCGCCGTACGACCTCCTGGGCGCTGACCCGTTCGCAGTTGACGGAGTTCGTGACCGCGGCCGGTTTCACCGGCGTGCGGTGGCACGATCCGGCCGCCGGCGGCTTCTACCAGCCCGTTCTCACGGCCCGAGCAGCCTGA
- a CDS encoding heavy metal translocating P-type ATPase has translation MTTTAAAETELAIGGMTCASCAARIEKKLNRMDGVTATVNYATEKAKVTFDAGVSVQDLIATVERTGYTAREPAPPEPAASGSEEPDELRSLRERLVTAVVLSVPVVAMAMIPALQFEYWQWLSLTLAAPVVTYAGWPFHKAAFTNARHGAATMDTLISVGTAAAFGWSLWALFLGTAGTPGMKHPFELTIARGDGTGNLYLEAAAGVTAFILAGRYFEARSKRRAGAALKALLELGAKDVTVLHADGREQTVPVAELTVGDRFLVRPGEKIATDGTVIEGSSAVDASMLTGESVPVEVTPGDTVTGATLNAGGRLVVEATRVGSDTQLARMAKLVEDAQNGKAAAQRLADRISAVFVPVVIALALGTLGFWLGNGAGSAAAFTAAVAVLIIACPCALGLATPTALLVGTGRGAQLGILIKGPEVLESTRRVDTVVLDKTGTVTTGRMTLLAVHTAYGTDEAEVLRLAGALEHASEHPVARAVADGALQKLGSLPAPEDFANVPGLGVQGVVDGHAVLVGRERLLQEWAIELPEELRLMKTTAESAGRTVIAVAWDGEARAVLEVADAVKDTSREAIARLRALGLTPILLTGDNRAVAESVAREVGIDPEQVIAEVLPEDKVDVVKRLQAQGRSVAMVGDGVNDAAALAQADLGLAMGTGTDAAIEAGDLTLVRGDLRAAADAIRLARRTLGTIRSNLFWAFAYNVAALPLAAAGLLNPMLAGAAMAFSSVFVVGNSLRLRSFTATR, from the coding sequence ATGACCACCACCGCGGCAGCCGAGACCGAACTCGCCATCGGCGGCATGACCTGCGCCTCGTGCGCGGCGCGCATCGAGAAGAAGCTCAACCGCATGGACGGGGTCACCGCCACCGTCAACTACGCCACCGAGAAGGCCAAGGTCACGTTTGACGCCGGGGTGTCGGTCCAGGATCTGATAGCGACCGTCGAGAGGACCGGCTACACGGCCCGGGAGCCGGCACCACCGGAGCCCGCCGCCTCCGGCAGCGAGGAACCCGACGAACTGCGTTCCCTGCGCGAGCGGTTGGTGACCGCCGTGGTGCTGTCGGTCCCCGTCGTCGCGATGGCGATGATCCCGGCGCTGCAGTTCGAGTACTGGCAGTGGCTGTCCCTGACGCTGGCGGCGCCCGTGGTGACGTACGCCGGATGGCCCTTCCACAAGGCGGCCTTCACCAACGCCCGGCACGGCGCGGCCACCATGGACACGCTGATCTCGGTCGGTACGGCGGCCGCCTTCGGCTGGTCGCTGTGGGCCCTGTTCCTCGGGACCGCGGGCACGCCGGGCATGAAGCACCCCTTCGAGCTGACGATCGCCCGCGGGGACGGCACCGGGAACCTGTACCTGGAGGCCGCGGCCGGGGTCACCGCGTTCATCCTGGCAGGGCGGTACTTCGAGGCCCGCTCCAAGCGCAGGGCCGGCGCGGCCCTCAAGGCGCTGCTGGAGCTGGGCGCGAAGGACGTCACCGTGCTGCACGCGGACGGCCGTGAACAGACCGTGCCGGTGGCGGAGTTGACGGTGGGCGACCGCTTCCTCGTCCGTCCCGGGGAGAAGATCGCCACCGACGGGACCGTGATCGAGGGCTCCTCCGCCGTGGACGCCTCGATGCTCACCGGTGAGTCCGTGCCGGTGGAGGTCACCCCCGGCGACACGGTCACCGGCGCCACCCTCAACGCGGGCGGACGGCTCGTCGTCGAGGCGACCCGGGTGGGTTCCGACACCCAGCTCGCGCGGATGGCCAAGCTGGTCGAGGACGCCCAGAACGGCAAGGCGGCCGCGCAGCGGCTCGCGGACCGGATCTCCGCGGTGTTCGTGCCGGTGGTGATCGCGCTCGCCCTCGGCACCCTCGGCTTCTGGCTCGGCAACGGCGCCGGCTCGGCCGCCGCGTTCACCGCCGCCGTGGCCGTGCTGATCATCGCCTGCCCGTGCGCACTGGGCCTCGCCACGCCGACCGCGCTGCTGGTCGGGACGGGGCGCGGCGCACAGCTCGGCATCCTCATCAAGGGGCCCGAGGTCCTGGAGTCCACACGGCGCGTCGACACCGTCGTCCTGGACAAGACCGGCACCGTCACCACCGGCCGGATGACCCTGCTGGCCGTGCACACCGCCTACGGCACCGACGAGGCCGAGGTCCTGCGACTGGCGGGGGCTCTGGAGCACGCGTCGGAGCACCCGGTGGCCCGCGCGGTCGCCGACGGAGCGCTGCAGAAGCTGGGTTCACTGCCCGCCCCGGAGGACTTCGCGAACGTGCCGGGGCTCGGAGTGCAGGGAGTCGTCGACGGTCACGCGGTCCTCGTCGGACGTGAGCGGTTGCTCCAGGAGTGGGCGATCGAGCTGCCCGAGGAGCTTCGGCTCATGAAGACCACGGCGGAGTCGGCGGGCCGTACGGTGATCGCGGTCGCCTGGGACGGCGAGGCACGGGCCGTCCTGGAGGTCGCCGACGCGGTCAAGGACACCAGCCGTGAGGCGATCGCCCGCCTGCGCGCGCTCGGCCTCACCCCGATCCTGCTGACCGGTGACAACCGGGCCGTGGCCGAGTCCGTGGCCCGCGAGGTCGGCATCGACCCCGAGCAGGTGATCGCCGAGGTGCTGCCCGAGGACAAGGTCGACGTCGTCAAGCGGCTCCAGGCGCAGGGCCGTTCGGTCGCGATGGTCGGCGACGGTGTCAACGACGCGGCCGCACTCGCCCAGGCCGATCTGGGACTGGCGATGGGCACCGGCACCGACGCGGCGATCGAGGCGGGCGACCTGACCCTCGTCCGGGGCGACCTGCGGGCCGCGGCGGACGCCATCCGCCTGGCCCGCCGCACCCTGGGGACGATCCGGTCCAACCTCTTCTGGGCCTTCGCCTACAACGTGGCCGCACTGCCGCTCGCGGCGGCCGGACTGCTCAACCCGATGCTGGCGGGCGCGGCCATGGCGTTCTCGTCGGTGTTCGTGGTCGGCAACTCGCTGCGGCTGCGGTCCTTCACGGCGACCCGCTGA
- a CDS encoding DeoR/GlpR family DNA-binding transcription regulator — translation MSRDARWKALLELLVDRGRLDVEEAAVELEVSAATIRRDLDQLAEQQMLVRTRGGAVVHGVSYELPLRYKTARHASEKQRIAKAVGELIAPGEAVGLTGGTTTTEVARALAVRGDLSSGSPALTIVTNALNIANELAVRPQFKIVLTGGVARPQSYELVGPLADGVLGQITLDVAVLGVVAFDATHGAAAHDEAEAAINRLLCERAERVVVAADSSKLGQRAFARICGAERVGTLVTDSAAAPETVRRFEEAGVRVLTV, via the coding sequence ATGTCCCGGGACGCCCGTTGGAAGGCGCTGCTGGAGCTGCTGGTCGATCGGGGCCGGCTGGACGTCGAGGAAGCGGCCGTCGAGCTGGAGGTCTCGGCCGCGACGATCCGCCGCGACCTCGACCAGCTGGCCGAACAGCAGATGCTGGTGCGCACCCGGGGCGGCGCCGTCGTGCACGGGGTGTCGTACGAGCTGCCGCTGCGGTACAAGACGGCCCGCCACGCCTCCGAGAAGCAGCGCATCGCCAAGGCGGTCGGGGAGCTGATCGCGCCCGGCGAGGCCGTGGGCCTGACCGGTGGCACGACCACCACCGAGGTGGCGCGGGCGCTCGCCGTGCGCGGGGACCTCTCCAGCGGCTCGCCCGCGCTGACGATCGTCACCAACGCGCTCAACATCGCCAATGAGCTGGCCGTACGCCCTCAGTTCAAGATCGTGCTGACGGGCGGGGTCGCGCGTCCCCAGTCGTACGAGCTGGTCGGGCCGCTCGCGGACGGGGTGCTCGGTCAGATCACTCTCGACGTGGCGGTGCTCGGTGTCGTCGCCTTCGACGCCACGCACGGTGCCGCCGCCCACGACGAGGCGGAGGCGGCGATCAACCGACTGCTGTGCGAGCGGGCCGAGCGGGTGGTCGTGGCCGCCGATTCCAGCAAGCTCGGGCAGCGGGCGTTCGCCCGGATCTGCGGTGCCGAGAGGGTCGGCACGCTGGTCACGGACTCGGCGGCGGCGCCGGAGACGGTCCGGCGGTTCGAGGAGGCGGGGGTACGCGTCCTCACCGTCTGA